From the Lathyrus oleraceus cultivar Zhongwan6 chromosome 4, CAAS_Psat_ZW6_1.0, whole genome shotgun sequence genome, one window contains:
- the LOC127138043 gene encoding uncharacterized protein LOC127138043 — MGYQQIMRFSELVNKSMIYDKDSRESAAHYKSLHDKKGKGQFRGKLYDGKKKAGDGKKLSGGGSHTLVKCFRCGVEGHRDPECPKGDVTCFKCGKQGHKSFDCRVGSNVACYNSGEQGHIRTKCNKPKKEKAKGKVFALSGVDTSAEERLIRDFEVDLVCLPLSQLDVILGMDWLRANHVYINYFAKTFLFLEPEKEGGLFLSTQQVNESVQDGAKVFIMVASLKLSENGTMGKFPIVRDFPEVFPYEVSDFPPECEVEFTIDLITGTSLVSMAPYRMSPLELKELKSQLEDFLNKSKIDLRSRYHQIYVKAEDIRKTAFRTRYEHYEYSDHAEHLRIVLSVLKEKQLFAKLSKCEFWLKEVIFLDHVISSGGILVDPSKIEAISQWETLKSVSEIRSFLGLLNRRLTITPVLILPNPSEPFVVLAKSAHFILIRMDYHMERLAKLYIDKIVNLHGILSSIVSDRDTSKDEGFSESSESYHDKRRKALEFEVDNHVFLRVTLVTGVGRALKSRKLTPHFIGPYQISEKRYIADPSHVVQLDDVEVRGNLTKETLPMQIKYKEVKQLHGKEIALVKFVWGGPAGGNVTWELQSQMRDSYSELFA; from the exons ATGGGTTACCAACAAATTATGAGATTTTCtgagttggttaacaagagtaTGATCTATGACAAGGATAGCCGTGAGAGTGCTGCTCATTATAAGTCCTTGCATGATAAGAAAGGAAAAGGGCAATTTCGAGGGAAGCTGTATGATGGTAAGAAGAAAGCTGGTGATGGCAAGAAGCTGAGTGGGGGAGGATCTCACACTCTTGTCAAGTGCTTCAGATGTGGTGTTGAGGGACATCGTGATCCCGAGTGTCCTAAGGGAGATGTGACttgtttcaagtgtggcaagcAAGGTCACAAATCTTTTGATTGCAGAGTTGGTTCGAATGTGGCTTGCTACAACTCTGGTGAGCAAGGGCACATTCGTACCAAGTGCAACAAGCCGAAGAAGGAGAAAGCCAAAGGGAAAGTGTTTGCATTGTCCGGTGTTGATACTTCTGCTGAGGAGAGATTGATTCGAG ATTTTGAAGTTGATTTAGTGTGTCTTCCATTGAGTCAACTTGATGTTATTTTGGGAATGGACTGGTTGAGGGCCAACCATGTCTATATCAATTATTTTGCAAAAACTTTTCTTTTTCTTGAGCCAGAGAAGGAAGGTGGTTTATTCTTGTCTACTCAACAAGTGAATGAGTCTGTGCAAGATGGTGCTAAAGTGTTTATAATGGTGGCAAGTTTGAAGCTTAGTGAAAATGGAACAATGGGCAAATTTCCAATTGTTCGTGATTTTCCTGAAGTGTTTCCTTATGAGGTTAGTGATTTTCCGCCTGAATGTGAAGTTGAGTTCACGATTGATTTGATTACTGGTACTAGTCTGGTATCGATGGCTCCATATCGGATGTCACCACttgagttgaaagagttgaagagtcaactaGAGGATTTTCTTAATAAGAg taagattgatttgaggtctaGGTATCATCAGATCTATGTGAAAGCTGAAGATATTCGAAAGACTGCTTTTAGAACAAGGTATGAACATTATGAGTATTcg GatcatgctgagcatttgaggaTTGTTTTATCTGTATTGAAAGAGAAGCAGTTGTTTGCTAAACTTTCGAAGTGCGAGTTTTGGTTGAAGGAGGTGATTTTCCTTGACCATGTGATCTCTAGTGGTGGTATTTTGGTTGATCCTTCCAAGATTGAGGCTATATCTCAATGGGAAACGCTGAAATCTGTGTCTGAGATTCGTAGTTTTCTTGGTTTG TTGAATAGGAGATTGACTATTACTCCTGTTTTGATTTTACCGAATCCATCAGAACCatttgttgt GTTGGCGAAATCTGCTCACTTTATTCTGATTAGAATGGATTATCATATGGAGAGGCTTGCAAAGCTGTATATTGACAAAATTGTCAATTTGCATGGTATTCTATCTAGCATTGTGTCAGATAGGGATACGAG CAAAGATGAAGGTTTCTCAGAGTCGTCGGAAAGTTACCATGACAAGAGaaggaaagctcttgagtttgaggTAGATAATCATGTATTTTTAAGAGTTACTCTGgtaacgggtgttggtagagcattgaagtcgcgtaagttgacgccaCATTTTATTGGTCCGTATCAGATTTCCGAGAAA AGATAcattgcggatccttcgcatgttgtcCAATTAGATGATGTTGAGGTTAGAGGTAATTTAACCAAGGAGACATTACCTATGCAGATAAAATATAAAGAGGTGAAACAACTCCATGGTAAAGAGATCGCTTTGGTGAAATTCGTTTGGGGAGGACCGGCTGGTGGAAATGTGACGTGGGAGCTTCAGAGTCAGATGAGGGATTCATATTCCGAGTTGTTTGCTTGA